In Macadamia integrifolia cultivar HAES 741 chromosome 12, SCU_Mint_v3, whole genome shotgun sequence, the following are encoded in one genomic region:
- the LOC122058458 gene encoding acetate--CoA ligase CCL3-like — MAAEGDIDDLPKNAANYTALTPLGFLERAALVHPERRSVVHGSSQYTWFQTYQRCRRLASALSKNSIGVGTTVSVIAPNVPAIYEAHFGVPMSGAVLNTINIRLNAQQIAFLLGHSSSAVVMVDQEFFPLAEEALKIVADKSKKNFKFPLMIVIGDKSCNPAELKHALDKGAIEYEKFLETGDPDFAWKPPKDEWQSIALGYTSGTTSSPKGVVLSHRGAYLIALSDALIWGMNEGAVYLWTLPMFHCNGWGYPWTLAALCGTNICLRQVTAKGIYSAIAEQGVTHFCAAPVVLNTIVNAPKDQSILPLPRVVNVNTAGAAPPPSVLFEMSKLGFRVTHTYGLSETYGPSTVCAWKPEWASLPLDKQAKLNSRQGVRYTGLEGLDVVNQKTMQPVPADGTTIGEVVMRGNLVMKGYLKNPKANQEAFENGWFHSGDLAVKHPDGYIEVKDRSKDIIISGGENISSLEVESILYHHPAILETSVVARPDEQWGESPCAFVTLKEGVDGSNEQRLAEDIIKFCKSKMPAYWVPKSLVFGPLPKTATGKVQKNLLRAKAKEMGPVKKSRL, encoded by the exons ATGGCGGCAGAAGGAGATATCGACGACCTCCCGAAGAACGCAGCGAACTACACTGCTTTAACTCCACTGGGGTTTCTGGAGAGAGCTGCCTTAGTTCATCCGGAGAGGAGATCTGTCGTTCACGGATCTTCCCAGTACACTTGGTTTCAGACATATCAGCGATGTCGACGTTTAGCTTCTGCCCTATCCAAGAATTCCATCGGTGTCGGAACCACG GTATCTGTAATTGCGCCAAATGTCCCAGCCATCTATGAAGCTCACTTTGGAGTTCCAATGTCTGGAGCTGTGCTCAACACTATCAACATTCGACTTAATGCACAGCAAATTGCTTTCCTTCTGGGGCATTCATCATCTGCAGTTGTAATGGTTGACCAGGAATTCTTTCCCTTGGCAGAGGAAGCCTTAAAAATTGTAGCAGACAAAAGCAAAAAGAATTTTAAGTTTCCACTCATGATTGTCATAGGTGACAAAAGCTGTAATCCAGCAGAACTCAAACATGCTTTAGATAAGGGAGCCATTGAATACGAAAAGTTTTTGGAAACTGGTGACCCTGACTTTGCCTGGAAACCACCGAAAGATGAGTGGCAGAGCATTGCTTTGGGTTATACTTCTGGGACGACATCCAGTCCAAAAGGGGTGGTATTGAGTCACCGAGGGGCATATTTGATTGCTCTAAGTGATGCTCTTATATGGGGAATGAATGAAGGAGCTGTGTACCTCTGGACTCTTCCGATGTTCCACTGCAATGGTTGGGGTTACCCTTGGACACTTGCAGCTCTCTGTGGGACAAACATTTGCCTTCGCCAG GTAACAGCCAAGGGTATCTACTCAGCAATAGCTGAGCAAGGTGTGACCCATTTCTGTGCTGCTCCTGTGGTTCTCAACACCATAGTCAATGCTCCTAAAGATCAGTCTATCCTTCCCCTCCCCCGTGTCGTCAATGTAAACACGGCTGGTGCAGCACCACCCCCATCTGTTCTGTTTGAGATGTCCAAGCTTGGGTTCCGTGTCACACACACCTATGGCCTGTCGGAGACCTATGGTCCTTCCACCGTATGTGCATGGAAGCCTGAGTGGGCTTCGCTACCCCTTGACAAGCAAGCCAAGCTTAATTCTCGCCAAGGTGTCCGTTACACGGGTTTGGAAGGCCTTGATGTTGTTAACCAAAAAACAATGCAACCTGTCCCAGCTGATGGTACTACTATTGGAGAGGTGGTGATGCGTGGTAATTTGGTGATGAAGGGCTATTTAAAGAACCCAAAAGCCAACCAAGAGGCATTTGAGAATGGTTGGTTCCATAGTGGCGACCTGGCTGTGAAACACCCTGATGGGTACATAGAGGTCAAGGACCGGTCGAAGGATATCATCATATCAGGGGGAGAGAATATTAGCAGCTTGGAGGTAGAGAGTATTTTATATCATCACCCTGCTATCTTAGAGACATCAGTAGTTGCTAGGCCGGATGAGCAGTGGGGAGAGTCCCCTTGTGCTTTTGTGACATTGAAGGAAGGAGTGGATGGATCAAATGAACAAAGATTGGCTGAGGATATAATTAAGTTTTGCAAGTCGAAGATGCCGGCGTATTGGGTTCCCAAGTCCCTGGTTTTTGGTCCTTTACCGAAGACAGCCACAGGTAAAGTACAGAAGAATTTGCTGAGGGCCAAGGCTAAGGAAATGGGGCCTGTCAAGAAGAGTAGACTCTAA
- the LOC122058474 gene encoding 2Fe-2S ferredoxin-like isoform X2, whose product MFNSRLTQVGRMVKQLTRGQFASVTRAEYLQRPYNCYLQPVIYHPFSTTAADNSCKEVNEQEEKRISVTFVDKYGEEKHIKVPVGMSMLEAAHQNDIELEGACEGSLACSTCHVIVMDIDYYNKLEEPLDEENDMLDLAFGLTETSRLGCQVIAKPELDGIRLALPAATRNFAVDGYVPKPH is encoded by the exons GTCAATTCGCATCTGTAACTAGAGCAGAGTACTTGCAAAGGCCATACAATTGTTATCTGCAGCCAGTG ATATATCATCCTTTCTCTACCACAGCTGCTGATAATAGTTGCAAGGAAGTGAATGAACAGGAAGAAAA GAGGATATCTGTGACATTTGTTGATAAGTATGGAGAGGAGAAGCATATCAAGGTCCCTGTTGGAATGTCTATGTTAGAAGCTGCCCACCAAAATGACATAGAACTTGAAG GAGCGTGTGAAGGTTCGCTCGCATGTTCCACATgtcatgtgattgtgatg GACATTGATTACTATAATAAACTAGAAGAACCATTGGACGAGGAAAACGATATGTTGGATCTGGCTTTTGGTCTTACAGAAAC GTCTCGCTTGGGTTGTCAGGTTATCGCTAAGCCTGAACTTGATGGAATTCGCTTAGCGCTACCTGCTGCCACTCGAAACTTTGCTGTTGATGGGTATGTACCGAAACCACACTGA
- the LOC122058474 gene encoding 2Fe-2S ferredoxin-like isoform X1 — translation MFNSRLTQVGRMVKQLTRAGQFASVTRAEYLQRPYNCYLQPVIYHPFSTTAADNSCKEVNEQEEKRISVTFVDKYGEEKHIKVPVGMSMLEAAHQNDIELEGACEGSLACSTCHVIVMDIDYYNKLEEPLDEENDMLDLAFGLTETSRLGCQVIAKPELDGIRLALPAATRNFAVDGYVPKPH, via the exons CAGGTCAATTCGCATCTGTAACTAGAGCAGAGTACTTGCAAAGGCCATACAATTGTTATCTGCAGCCAGTG ATATATCATCCTTTCTCTACCACAGCTGCTGATAATAGTTGCAAGGAAGTGAATGAACAGGAAGAAAA GAGGATATCTGTGACATTTGTTGATAAGTATGGAGAGGAGAAGCATATCAAGGTCCCTGTTGGAATGTCTATGTTAGAAGCTGCCCACCAAAATGACATAGAACTTGAAG GAGCGTGTGAAGGTTCGCTCGCATGTTCCACATgtcatgtgattgtgatg GACATTGATTACTATAATAAACTAGAAGAACCATTGGACGAGGAAAACGATATGTTGGATCTGGCTTTTGGTCTTACAGAAAC GTCTCGCTTGGGTTGTCAGGTTATCGCTAAGCCTGAACTTGATGGAATTCGCTTAGCGCTACCTGCTGCCACTCGAAACTTTGCTGTTGATGGGTATGTACCGAAACCACACTGA